A stretch of DNA from Equus asinus isolate D_3611 breed Donkey chromosome 20, EquAss-T2T_v2, whole genome shotgun sequence:
GAGCCAGTTCACAGAAGAAATGTGGAATTTCAGTGCCTATACAGAAGGTCAACTGCACCATCAGCAGAATATGAAGCAAGGAGATACAGAAAATAATGACCCAAGATATCAGAATCAGGAGATTGCAGAGGCGTGGGTTCATGATGACATTGTAGTGCAGGGGGTGGCAGATGGCCACAaaccggtcataggccatcacagtcAGGAGGCAATTGTCCATTCCAGAAAAAAGTGTAAAGAAACACACCTGAGTGAGGCATCCTATGTAGGAGATGTCCTTGCTCTGTGCCTGGATGTTCACCAGCATCTTTGGGACAGTGGTGGAGATGAAGCAGATGTCGACAAAGGAcaggttggagaggaagaagtacatgggggtgtggagatGGGAGTCAGAGCTGATGGTCAGGATGATGAGCAGGTTCCCGAGCACGGTGACCAGGTACATGGACAGGAACAGCCCAAAGATCAGGGGCTGCAGTTCAGGATCCTCTGAGAGACCCAGGAGGAGGAATTCTGATACTCCTGTGTGGTTTCCTGCTTCCATGTGGCTGGTGTGTCTGCTGGAGAAGGAGGCAAAACCAAGGTTCAGTAGACATACACCtaaatatagacacaaaatgGAATGATAAAGTGAAATCAAATGCATTCATATCAACTTTAAGAGAATAATACGTCACAAATAAGTAATACCTATTCTAGGAATGGGAAGCTAGTTTAATACTAGGATGTTTGCTAACATAATTCACCACAAAAATAGGTCAATGGAGAGAAATCATAACCATAATCACAATAGCAAATGCATTTGAGAAAATGTAACAGTCATTACTGTGGGTAGCAGCCAGGACAGATCTCTTGCTAAATAAAGAAACTAAGGGCAACTTCCTACCCAGTAAAGAATGGTTGTTTTAAAACTGCAGCCAACAGGATATTctacatgaaaacaaaaaaatatttgttttaaattcgTGAACAGAGCAAGATAGTCTACTCAACTTCCATCACTCAACATTCTCCTGAACATTTAGAGATTTGTAAGGTAAGAAAAGGAAGTTAGCCTGAGTACCAAACATcggaaataattataatatttgcagatgatattgTGAACACTAAAGTTAAACAACGTTAACAATCGGTACAGAGCTGTTATGTGATATCAGCAAGTCAAATCTGCTGCAAAAATAGTTAgagattataattttaaaatccaatcacatgagggaaaagaaaagacgATACCTGGTGCATAATAGATCTCCAGTGAGTAGTTAGTAGATAAATGATTGCACACAGGAAATCCAACAGGAGCCTACAATTACGGGAAAGAGTAGAGAAGAGATAGAGACTCTCCAGAATCTAACTCTTGTTGGAGAGAGGCTCTAGAttctaaaaagaaagagaaggaaagagagcaagagctgGAAAGGCCTGAGTTCAGTGGGAACTAAAGTACCTTCAGAGAACAGAGACTTCACCTTCATAGACTAAATAAATTGGGACTGTCCCAGTCTCGTTACTCTAGATGTAACGCCCAGTAcccactttctctcctcttttccttcttactCCACCAGCGCTCACTGCGACGCTATGACCCTCTCTGATGGTTAACACTAAAGCTTTCTGTTCTCTGAGGTCTGTCCCTGGGAAGCCCATTTGGGTTTTCACCTAGGGAGGAATCAGAGCATTATAGGAAAAGGTCAAGAGGGAGGTGTTATTATCATCTCAAGGGTTGAATTCTCAGAGTTCCTCATTAAATAAATTGTTCTATTGACTTTCGTCCTTCCAAACAATTCAGCTCCCTTGGGTACAAACACGAGAcaatggaaaattttcagccagtGTTGTGACTGTGTAGGCAACAGTGAtggaaaatggatttttttccaagaagaaattcttctttcttttgtttgtcttaaATGTGACAAGCTGTCCCCTAAGGAAAGTTTAATTTCTACAAGAACCAAATCCAGGCACCAACTCTCTGTGATGTTCTTCCCTTGAAGAATCTTTCACGATTCTAGAGATCACTTGGTGTCCACAATCTCATGGAGGCGAAGAGGTCCTTCCTGAAGAAAAACAGAGTGGTTAATAGTTTCAGTTTTGTTGAAAGGACTAACCAAATGAGGATAGAAAATGTCCCTTGACATTTGCTGGCAAGGTGGAAGCTTTCGTTGATACTAGGGAGGCTCCATTTATTATGTCTAAACAGAGGCTCAGTGGCAGAAATAATCCAGGAAGAGTGGGTTGAAGAGTGAGTATTGAGCAAACATAGGTGGCAAATAGAAACCACCTATAAAATGTGTAAGAGAAAGGGAGGACAGAGGTAAAGAGGTAGCCTTGAGGGAGTATGGAGTatggttagtttttaaaaaatcaatggaagaTATGGGAACAATTAATTTCAAAGAGAATGATCATATTTAGTGCAGGCATTTGAACACACAGGACATTCTGGCTGCATAATTCACAGGATGCAGTGTACACTCCAAATCAATGACAATCATAATGTGTTGTATCTCCAGTTTATAGAATTCATGGGTCCAGAAATCAAAAACTGGAAGCGGAAGTGACCCCAGCTAACATCACTCCCAGTGAGTTTCTTGGGAAGTTTCTGCTTCAGGGCTCCAACCTTTGGCCTCTGAAGGTTTAGAGATCTTGACTCCTAAAGGGATAACACTTCCAGAGACATGGCAAAATCCCATCAAACTTCTGCTGCCTGGCACTTCATGTCCCTCATGCCAAGAAGAGTCATTACCATCCTGGCAGGGGTAACTGATCCTCATCAACAATGTCATTGTGTGACTATGGCAATGGGCACGCACTGGTACCCTGCTGTGCTCAGACAGTGGCTGGGGGCAGCCCAGGAGCAACCTCAGTGCAAACACTGTGGTGTATACATATGGCTGTCAGTCAGTTATACCCCCACTGCAGGAGATCTGAGTGGTGTGACCTTGAAAGGTGCAGGTTCCTTTAGCTTACAGCAATTCTCAATGAGGACTGAGGGCTGTCAGGTGGCTTCACTTCCTGCATCTGGAAGAAAAAGCCTTAGTTTTGATGGAGAAGTGGGCCACACAGCACAGGATTCACTGCAGTCCACCCCATCAGCCATTTGAATCGTGACCTGCAACAATATATGTCCCAGGAGAGCTTATTTGTGATGCATGAGGGTCAGGAGTAGGGAAGGACTTCCCTTAGGAAGTGAGGCTTAAACTGAGAATGAAGGATCATGAGTGAGACTCAGCCGGGCAGAACCTTGTGTTTCTGACCTGCTTCTCTGTAAGCCCAGTTCTCTCTCCCACTACTGCCATTAAGACAGGACGCCAGACCAACACGTGCCACTGGGGTAGTTAGCGGGGTACTATTATTAGTGGAGTATTTGATTGACACATCAAACTAACCTTTCCAAGAACAAACTCAGcgtttttcattcattcctttttccttccttctctccttccaaacATGTTATATCAGAGAGAGCAGCACAATTGACATCAACAGATCCACACATGGAATTGCTCTAGACCATTAAGTAACAACGTTATGTTAAAATAGGTTTCCTgattagcatttatttttttattagcaCTCATCACAGTCTCTATTTtcaccatttatttatatattagtttattttcttccttctaataGAATGTAAGTTCTAAGAAAATGggcctttattttgtttcaaactTCACACCAGTACTTATTAGGTGTCAGGTAATAAATATTCAAAGGTACAAATCAATCACAACAATGTTAATACTAGAATTAGAAATGAACTTGGGAGTGCAAACCTGTTTCCAATTTGCTCTTTCTCACAGGCTTTGCCTGATAGAAAACATTATCTACACAACCTGAACATTAGTAACTGTCAGAAATTCGTAGGGTGGATTTCCCCTTGTGTCTTCCATTAATCCATCTGGTAATTTCAGAATGTCTtgtttttcatatacattttac
This window harbors:
- the LOC106824487 gene encoding olfactory receptor 7D4-like encodes the protein MHLISLYHSILCLYLGVCLLNLGFASFSSRHTSHMEAGNHTGVSEFLLLGLSEDPELQPLIFGLFLSMYLVTVLGNLLIILTISSDSHLHTPMYFFLSNLSFVDICFISTTVPKMLVNIQAQSKDISYIGCLTQVCFFTLFSGMDNCLLTVMAYDRFVAICHPLHYNVIMNPRLCNLLILISWVIIFCISLLHILLMVQLTFCIGTEIPHFFCELAQIIKLASSDTLINNISLYVATALLSVFPLTGILFSYSQIVSTLTRMSSAGGKYKAFSTCGSHLSAVSLYYGTGLGVYLSSAVTHSSKRSCIASVMYTVITPMLNPFIYSLRNKDVKGALGRLLSRASSCL